In Planctomycetaceae bacterium, the sequence ATCCCAAACCGGTACATGCACAGCCCGGTGGAAGTCGTTGCTGAATCCGATATGCAGGAAGCCGCGAAACTGATCGCTGCCTTCTGCCTTGCGATCGATGAAACGACGTCGTTTGTGCCGTAGCTCCGGCGGCGCTGAAGTTCGACGATCAGCATGAACGCCTGTCCGTTCACGTCTTGGCTGCGTGACATCCGGAAGCACGAAACCGACTCCGGAACCAGAGAATCTGAAGCCTCCCGTCGCGTTCACATTTGAAGGCATCCTGTCGCGTGCCATACTGCGGTCCCGCCCGCTGACTGGTCGTCAGATAGCCTCGCAACATCGCACCACAGAAAGCGATTGATGTCCTCCGACCAACGATACCGCTGCGTTCTGCTGTTCGGCCCTCCCGGAGTTGGAAAGGGTACTCAGGGAAAAATCCTGGCCAACATTCCCGGCTTCTTTCATTTGTCCGTCGGCGATGTTTTCCGGGCCATAGACATCGGTTCAGCGAACGGTAAAGAGGTCTACAACTACATCTCCCGCGGCGAACTGGTTCCCGATGAGTTGACGATCAAGATCTGGAAGAAAGCGGTCGACGCCTACGTCGCGCTGTCGTGGTTCAAGCCTCGCGAAGACCTGCTGGTGCTGGACGGAATGCCGCGCAACATTCAGCAGGTGGAAATGGTCAAGCCGTACCTGGAAATTCATCGCATCATCTATCTGGAATGCGTTGATCAGGAAGACATGGTTCACCGCATTCGTCGGCGGGCGATCCGGGAAAATCGTACCGATGACGCCAACGAAGAAGTCATTCGGCATCGGTTTCAGGTGTACTCAAACACGACCGCTCAGGTTCTGGAAAAGTACGATCAGCAGATCATCAACCGCATAGACTGCAACGGATCACCCGCCGAAGTGCTTCGAGCAATCCTGGATGTGACCATTCCCGTGCAGAACGAGCACTTCCGGTCAAATCGGTAACTCCGCCGAACACAGCCGGAGCCGACACCGACGGACAACGTTCGCAATCGACCGGAGTGACGCTATCGGCGCTGCCGACAGACTATGCCGCGGGAAGTCGTGCCGGTTGCGATGATGTCCCGGTCGCGACAACCGGAAGCCGGTGCTGATTGCGGAATGCAGGATGGCACGGTGCGTTGACGACACGTATAATCAGAACGTGTTCCGTTCCGAACGGAAGAAAGTGCAGGAACCGTTATGTCTGTTGCCCCGTGCGGCACCTGTCCGTTATGACATCTCCCCGCGATGGCATCTGAAAGTTGCGGTACCCGCCTCCATCGATCCTCGTTGTTGTCCCGCCTGTTTGTCTGATCTCTGCACAGGAGCGGCCCATGGCCCAGCGCGCTCCGCGATTGTTTTTCGCAACACTGTTCGTCACCTGCATCGTCGTCTCCGCCGCATCAACGGTGGTCGCCGACGACGTCGAGTCCGCGGAGCAGATTGCGTACTTCGAAAAGCATGTTCGGCCGCTGCTGATTCAGCGGTGCTACGAATGTCATTCGAAGAATTCGGATACGGCGGACGGCGGCCTGCTGCTGGACACGAAATCCGGCTGGGTTACCGGGGGCGATCAGGGAGCGGCGATTGTTCCCGGTGATGTCGAAGCCAGTCTGCTGATTCGGGCCGTCAGGTACAGCGACCCCGACCTGCGAATGCCGCCGTCCGCGGCTCTGCCGGCTGAAGAAGTGGCTTACCTGGAACGCTGGGTTGCGATGGGAGCGATCGATCCCCGGACGGAATCAGAAACAGACGAACCACCGAAGAGCGATCCTTCCGATCCCGTC encodes:
- a CDS encoding nucleoside monophosphate kinase, whose translation is MSSDQRYRCVLLFGPPGVGKGTQGKILANIPGFFHLSVGDVFRAIDIGSANGKEVYNYISRGELVPDELTIKIWKKAVDAYVALSWFKPREDLLVLDGMPRNIQQVEMVKPYLEIHRIIYLECVDQEDMVHRIRRRAIRENRTDDANEEVIRHRFQVYSNTTAQVLEKYDQQIINRIDCNGSPAEVLRAILDVTIPVQNEHFRSNR